One window of Caloenas nicobarica isolate bCalNic1 chromosome 7, bCalNic1.hap1, whole genome shotgun sequence genomic DNA carries:
- the ARID5B gene encoding AT-rich interactive domain-containing protein 5B isoform X4, which yields MAPNLKGRPRKKKPCPQRRDSLNGIKDSNNNSESKAVAKVKCEAKSALPKPKSNNSNCKKGSSEDKSKIAVGEECRADEQAFLVALYKYMKERKTPIERIPYLGFKQINLWTMFQAAQKLGGYETITARRQWKHIYDELGGNPGSTSAATCTRRHYERLILPYERFIKGEEDKPLPPVKPRKQDNSSQEGEAKTKVSGTKRIKNENQKSKKEKDNAQKPQDASEVSSEQEKDQEAADQKNFPEHPTTGEMKQPMQGPPPLLPETARPAPLEKTDLTENSTNSEKAKEEVQHSSSFSSISVPPEEDTMLDATVTKRLHPAADALEDTKPEQRLHKAFADSLESEPPEMPFTAFPVQLPTQSDAEDDKLPGMADYIANCTVKVDQLGNEDIHNALKQTPKVLVVQNFDMFKEKELPGSMNDDSTFGYTPLLYSKGNPGIMSPLAKKKLLSQVSGAALSCSYPYGSPPPLISKKKLNGRDELSLSISQGSHAPNSDPVAINRPSVIQHVQSFKTKEERKSINDVFKHDMLSKPDPQRCDFSKHHLSSLAESYIPKTDIQDCKDKMSEKRALQHSHVPTFLADFYSSPHLHSLYRHTEHHLNNEETSKYLPRDMFRESENISTFTQHKHQEKLNLNYRPSLHQQEKKAAVEASSDDQPTDLSLPKSVHKQTAKAPGSSLSHSSMAQQEGKGISPFQAVSSQAVSLDCNPKACRVSPMAMTAPKKHSELLHRSGKQQAQRLENLRKMEGMVHPIISRRTSPQNVGAARPLKRSLEDLDKVISEKKIRAVSPLHLSKETPAKDKVPDPEGDGSKPVHGHHSSSMLESHKFPLSAPIFPGLYPGSLCTGLNNRLPPGYSHPLQYLKNQTVLSPLMQPLALHSFMVQRQFLTSPASSQQLYRHLAAATPVGSSYGDLLHNSIYPLAAINPQAAFPPSQLSSVHPSTKL from the exons ATGG CGCCAAATCTTAAAGGCAGACCGCGCAAAAAGAAGCCTTGCCCACAGAGAAGAGATTCATTAAATGGCATTAAGGATTCCAACAATaattctgaaagcaaagctgttgCCAAG gtaAAATGTGAGGCTAAGTCAGCTTTGCCCAAACCCAAGAGTAACAACAGCAACTGTAAAAAAGGCTCAAGTGAGGATAAATCAAAGATTGCCGTAGGTGAAGAATGCAGAGCTGATGAGCAGGCTTTCCTTGTGGctctttataaatatatgaaagaaaggaaaacaccaaTTGAACGAATACCATATTTAGGTTTTAAGCAGA TTAACCTTTGGACTATGTTTCAAGCTGCTCAAAAACTGGGAGGATATGAAACA ATAACAGCCCGTCGACAATGGAAACATATTTATGATGAATTAGGTGGTAACCCTGGAAGCACAAGTGCTGCTACATGTACTCGCAGACATTATGAAAG ATTAATCCTGCCGTATGAAAGATTTATTAAAGGAGAGGAAGATAAGCCACTGCCTCCAGTGAAACCTCGAAAACAGGATAACAGTTCCCAGGAGGGCGAAGCGAAAACAAAAGTGTCTGGAACAAAACGCatcaaaaatgaaaaccaaaagagcaagaaagaaaaagataatgcACAGAAACCCCAAGATGCATCTGAG GTTTCATCCGAACAAGAGAAGGATCAAGAAGCAGCAGACCAGAAAAATTTCCCTGAACATCCTACAACAGGAGAGATGAAACAACCCATGCAAGGCCCTCCACCTCTTTTACCAGAGACAGCCCGGCCAGCGCCGCTGGAAAAGACAGACCTGACAGAAAACAGCACGAACAGTGAGAAAGCCAAGGAGGAGGTTCAGCACTCGTCCTCTTTCTCAAGCATATCTGTGCCCCCAGAAGAAGACACCATGCTGGATGCCACTGTCACAAAACGATTACACCCCGCAGCAGATGCCCTGGAAGATACAAAGCCTGAGCAAAGACTACACAAAGCTTTTGCTGACAGCTTAGAAAGCGAACCTCCAGAAATGCCCTTCACGGCTTTCCCGGTCCAGCTGCCCACTCAGAGTGACGCGGAAGATGACAAATTGCCAGGGATGGCCGATTACATCGCAAACTGCACGGTGAAAGTGGACCAGCTGGGAAACGAAGACATCCACAACGCACTGAAGCAAACGCCCAAAGTACTGGTGGTCCAGAACTTTGACATGTTCAAGGAGAAGGAGCTGCCCGGGTCCATGAACGATGACTCCACTTTTGGTTACACGCCGCTGCTCTACTCAAAGGGTAATCCAGGCATCATGTCACCCCTGGCAAAGAAGAAGTTGCTGTCGCAGGTCAGTGGGGCAGCCCTGTCCTGTAGCTATCCTTACGGTTCACCGCCACCTTTGATCAGCAAAAAGAAACTGAACGGCCGAGATGAACTGTCCTTGAGCATATCGCAAGGTTCCCATGCCCCTAATTCTGATCCTGTAGCAATTAATAGGCCCTCAGTCATACAACATGTACAGAGTTTTAAAaccaaggaagaaaggaaatcgATTAATGATGTTTTTAAACACGACATGCTAAGTAAACCGGATCCTCAGCGCTGTGATTTTTCGAAGCATCACCTCAGTTCTCTTGCCGAGTCGTACATCCCGAAGACGGATATCCAGGACTGCAAAGACAAAATGAGTGAGAAAAGGGCACTGCAGCACTCCCATGTGCCCACTTTCTTGGCAGATTTTTATTCATCACCTCATCTGCACAGCCTTTATAGGCACACAGAACACCACCTTAATAATGAAGAGACATCAAAGTACCTCCCCCGGGACATGTTCAGAgagtctgaaaatatttctacttttaCTCAACACAAACACCAagaaaaactaaatttaaattATCGCCCATCTTTgcatcagcaagaaaaaaaggcagcagtggAGGCCTCTTCAGATGATCAGCCAACAGATTTGAGTCTTCCAAAGAGCGTACACAAACAGACTGCAAAGGCTCCGGGCTCCAGCCTCTCTCATTCCTCCATGGCCCAGCAAGAAGGCAAAGGTATCTCCCCGTTCCAGGCTGTGAGCAGCCAGGCGGTGAGCCTAGACTGTAACCCCAAAGCTTGCCGCGTGTCCCCCATGGCCATGACAGCCCCCAAAAAACACAGTGAGTTGCTCCACAGGTCTGGGAAGCAGCAGGCCCAGAGACTGGAGAATCTGAGGAAGATGGAGGGGATGGTACATCCTATCATCAGCCGCAGAACGAGCCCTCAAAACGTGGGGGCTGCCCGGCCTTTGAAACGGAGCCTGGAGGATTTGGACAAagtcatttctgaaaaaaagatccGAGCTGTCTCTCCTCTGCACTTATCAAAGGAGACCCCGGCGAAAGACAAGGTTCCTGACCCGGAGGGGGACGGCAGCAAGCCGGTGCACGGCCACCATTCCAGCAGCATGCTGGAAAGCCACAAATTCCCCCTTTCAGCCCCCATCTTCCCAGGCTTGTACCCGGGAAGCCTGTGCACGGGGCTGAACAATCGCCTCCCGCCCGGGTATTCTCATCCCCTGCAGTACTTGAAAAATCAGACCGTGCTCTCCCCACTAATGCAGCCTTTGGCTCTTCACTCCTTCATGGTGCAGAGACAGTTCCTCACGTCCCCTGCGAGCTCCCAGCAACTGTACAGACACTTGGCTGCAGCAACACCTGTAGGAAGTTCCTATGGTGACCTTTTGCATAACAGCATTTATCCTTTAGCTGCTATAAACCCTCAAGCCGCGTTCCCACCTTCCCAGCTGTCCTCTGTACATCCCAGCACAAAACTGTAA
- the ARID5B gene encoding AT-rich interactive domain-containing protein 5B isoform X3 has product MLKRIQDKPSSILTDQFVLALGGIAVTSKNPQIFYCRDTFDHPTLIENESICDEFAPNLKGRPRKKKPCPQRRDSLNGIKDSNNNSESKAVAKVKCEAKSALPKPKSNNSNCKKGSSEDKSKIAVGEECRADEQAFLVALYKYMKERKTPIERIPYLGFKQINLWTMFQAAQKLGGYETITARRQWKHIYDELGGNPGSTSAATCTRRHYERLILPYERFIKGEEDKPLPPVKPRKQDNSSQEGEAKTKVSGTKRIKNENQKSKKEKDNAQKPQDASEVSSEQEKDQEAADQKNFPEHPTTGEMKQPMQGPPPLLPETARPAPLEKTDLTENSTNSEKAKEEVQHSSSFSSISVPPEEDTMLDATVTKRLHPAADALEDTKPEQRLHKAFADSLESEPPEMPFTAFPVQLPTQSDAEDDKLPGMADYIANCTVKVDQLGNEDIHNALKQTPKVLVVQNFDMFKEKELPGSMNDDSTFGYTPLLYSKGNPGIMSPLAKKKLLSQVSGAALSCSYPYGSPPPLISKKKLNGRDELSLSISQGSHAPNSDPVAINRPSVIQHVQSFKTKEERKSINDVFKHDMLSKPDPQRCDFSKHHLSSLAESYIPKTDIQDCKDKMSEKRALQHSHVPTFLADFYSSPHLHSLYRHTEHHLNNEETSKYLPRDMFRESENISTFTQHKHQEKLNLNYRPSLHQQEKKAAVEASSDDQPTDLSLPKSVHKQTAKAPGSSLSHSSMAQQEGKGISPFQAVSSQAVSLDCNPKACRVSPMAMTAPKKHSELLHRSGKQQAQRLENLRKMEGMVHPIISRRTSPQNVGAARPLKRSLEDLDKVISEKKIRAVSPLHLSKETPAKDKVPDPEGDGSKPVHGHHSSSMLESHKFPLSAPIFPGLYPGSLCTGLNNRLPPGYSHPLQYLKNQTVLSPLMQPLALHSFMVQRQFLTSPASSQQLYRHLAAATPVGSSYGDLLHNSIYPLAAINPQAAFPPSQLSSVHPSTKL; this is encoded by the exons CGCCAAATCTTAAAGGCAGACCGCGCAAAAAGAAGCCTTGCCCACAGAGAAGAGATTCATTAAATGGCATTAAGGATTCCAACAATaattctgaaagcaaagctgttgCCAAG gtaAAATGTGAGGCTAAGTCAGCTTTGCCCAAACCCAAGAGTAACAACAGCAACTGTAAAAAAGGCTCAAGTGAGGATAAATCAAAGATTGCCGTAGGTGAAGAATGCAGAGCTGATGAGCAGGCTTTCCTTGTGGctctttataaatatatgaaagaaaggaaaacaccaaTTGAACGAATACCATATTTAGGTTTTAAGCAGA TTAACCTTTGGACTATGTTTCAAGCTGCTCAAAAACTGGGAGGATATGAAACA ATAACAGCCCGTCGACAATGGAAACATATTTATGATGAATTAGGTGGTAACCCTGGAAGCACAAGTGCTGCTACATGTACTCGCAGACATTATGAAAG ATTAATCCTGCCGTATGAAAGATTTATTAAAGGAGAGGAAGATAAGCCACTGCCTCCAGTGAAACCTCGAAAACAGGATAACAGTTCCCAGGAGGGCGAAGCGAAAACAAAAGTGTCTGGAACAAAACGCatcaaaaatgaaaaccaaaagagcaagaaagaaaaagataatgcACAGAAACCCCAAGATGCATCTGAG GTTTCATCCGAACAAGAGAAGGATCAAGAAGCAGCAGACCAGAAAAATTTCCCTGAACATCCTACAACAGGAGAGATGAAACAACCCATGCAAGGCCCTCCACCTCTTTTACCAGAGACAGCCCGGCCAGCGCCGCTGGAAAAGACAGACCTGACAGAAAACAGCACGAACAGTGAGAAAGCCAAGGAGGAGGTTCAGCACTCGTCCTCTTTCTCAAGCATATCTGTGCCCCCAGAAGAAGACACCATGCTGGATGCCACTGTCACAAAACGATTACACCCCGCAGCAGATGCCCTGGAAGATACAAAGCCTGAGCAAAGACTACACAAAGCTTTTGCTGACAGCTTAGAAAGCGAACCTCCAGAAATGCCCTTCACGGCTTTCCCGGTCCAGCTGCCCACTCAGAGTGACGCGGAAGATGACAAATTGCCAGGGATGGCCGATTACATCGCAAACTGCACGGTGAAAGTGGACCAGCTGGGAAACGAAGACATCCACAACGCACTGAAGCAAACGCCCAAAGTACTGGTGGTCCAGAACTTTGACATGTTCAAGGAGAAGGAGCTGCCCGGGTCCATGAACGATGACTCCACTTTTGGTTACACGCCGCTGCTCTACTCAAAGGGTAATCCAGGCATCATGTCACCCCTGGCAAAGAAGAAGTTGCTGTCGCAGGTCAGTGGGGCAGCCCTGTCCTGTAGCTATCCTTACGGTTCACCGCCACCTTTGATCAGCAAAAAGAAACTGAACGGCCGAGATGAACTGTCCTTGAGCATATCGCAAGGTTCCCATGCCCCTAATTCTGATCCTGTAGCAATTAATAGGCCCTCAGTCATACAACATGTACAGAGTTTTAAAaccaaggaagaaaggaaatcgATTAATGATGTTTTTAAACACGACATGCTAAGTAAACCGGATCCTCAGCGCTGTGATTTTTCGAAGCATCACCTCAGTTCTCTTGCCGAGTCGTACATCCCGAAGACGGATATCCAGGACTGCAAAGACAAAATGAGTGAGAAAAGGGCACTGCAGCACTCCCATGTGCCCACTTTCTTGGCAGATTTTTATTCATCACCTCATCTGCACAGCCTTTATAGGCACACAGAACACCACCTTAATAATGAAGAGACATCAAAGTACCTCCCCCGGGACATGTTCAGAgagtctgaaaatatttctacttttaCTCAACACAAACACCAagaaaaactaaatttaaattATCGCCCATCTTTgcatcagcaagaaaaaaaggcagcagtggAGGCCTCTTCAGATGATCAGCCAACAGATTTGAGTCTTCCAAAGAGCGTACACAAACAGACTGCAAAGGCTCCGGGCTCCAGCCTCTCTCATTCCTCCATGGCCCAGCAAGAAGGCAAAGGTATCTCCCCGTTCCAGGCTGTGAGCAGCCAGGCGGTGAGCCTAGACTGTAACCCCAAAGCTTGCCGCGTGTCCCCCATGGCCATGACAGCCCCCAAAAAACACAGTGAGTTGCTCCACAGGTCTGGGAAGCAGCAGGCCCAGAGACTGGAGAATCTGAGGAAGATGGAGGGGATGGTACATCCTATCATCAGCCGCAGAACGAGCCCTCAAAACGTGGGGGCTGCCCGGCCTTTGAAACGGAGCCTGGAGGATTTGGACAAagtcatttctgaaaaaaagatccGAGCTGTCTCTCCTCTGCACTTATCAAAGGAGACCCCGGCGAAAGACAAGGTTCCTGACCCGGAGGGGGACGGCAGCAAGCCGGTGCACGGCCACCATTCCAGCAGCATGCTGGAAAGCCACAAATTCCCCCTTTCAGCCCCCATCTTCCCAGGCTTGTACCCGGGAAGCCTGTGCACGGGGCTGAACAATCGCCTCCCGCCCGGGTATTCTCATCCCCTGCAGTACTTGAAAAATCAGACCGTGCTCTCCCCACTAATGCAGCCTTTGGCTCTTCACTCCTTCATGGTGCAGAGACAGTTCCTCACGTCCCCTGCGAGCTCCCAGCAACTGTACAGACACTTGGCTGCAGCAACACCTGTAGGAAGTTCCTATGGTGACCTTTTGCATAACAGCATTTATCCTTTAGCTGCTATAAACCCTCAAGCCGCGTTCCCACCTTCCCAGCTGTCCTCTGTACATCCCAGCACAAAACTGTAA